One genomic region from Populus nigra chromosome 8, ddPopNigr1.1, whole genome shotgun sequence encodes:
- the LOC133700375 gene encoding expansin-like B1 translates to MAPSLRFLLFLSATLFFMQTLAEAATCSDCFIHSRAAYYPNSDENGTDTGRCGYGSFGATLNGGDVAAASDLYRDGVGCGACYQVRCTNSYYCTDNGVTIVITDQGSSDNTDFILSRRAFGRMAQTTDAAASLLALGVVDIEYRRVSCSYPYKNITIKIDENSNYPYYLGFVIWYQQGRSDITAVQLCETQNFVCKLLDRSYGSVWTTTSPPSGPLSLRMLFSDENGDETWVVPVNNIPNDWKAGETYDTGVQVNL, encoded by the exons ATGGCTCCTTCTCTGCggttccttttgtttctttcagCAACCTTGTTCTTTATGCAGACTCTGGCAGAGGCTGCAACATGTAGCGACTGTTTCATTCATTCTCGGGCAGCTTACTATCCAAATTCTGATGAAAATGGAACTGATA CTGGCAGATGTGGATATGGTTCATTTGGAGCAACACTGAATGGTGGGGATGTAGCAGCCGCATCTGACCTCTACCGTGATGGTGTCGGTTGTGGTGCTTGCTATCAG GTAAGGTGCACCAACAGTTACTATTGCACTGACAACGGAGTGACCATTGTTATAACTGACCAAGGATCAAGTGATAATACCGACTTTATTCTCAGCAGACGAGCCTTCGGTCGGATGGCTCAAACCACAGATGCAGCTGCATCTTTATTAGCCCTTGGAGTAGTTGATATTGAATATAGACG TGTTTCATGCAGCTATCCATACAAAAATATAACCATCAAAATCGACGAGAACAGCAACTATCCTTATTATCTGGGTTTTGTCATTTGGTATCAACAAGGAAGAAGCGATATTACTGCTGTTCAGCTATGCGAG ACGCAAAATTTTGTATGCAAGCTCTTGGACAGAAGCTACGGATCTGTATGGACAACTACCTCTCCCCCCAGTGGACCCTTGTCACTAAGAATGTTATTCAGTGATGAAAATGGAGATGAGACATGGGTAGTTCCAGTCAACAACATACCTAATGACTGGAAAGCTGGAGAAACATATGATACAGGAGTACAAGTAAACTTATGA